A window of Nocardioidaceae bacterium genomic DNA:
GACCGGTGGCCGACGGCGGACCCCTGCTCATCACCTCGGTCGAGTCGACGTGGAACCTGCTCGAGCCCGCGGCCGGGCCGTCCCTGGCCCGAGCGGCCGAGGCGGGCGTCCGCGTCATCGTCAAGGAGGTCGTCGCCAACGGCCGCCTCGCGCCGACCGACGAGGCTCACGCCGGCGCCGACGCGATCGCCGCCGAGCTGGGCGTCCCCCTCGACCAGCTCGCCACCCTGGCCGCCCTCGCGCAGCCGTGGGCGTGGCGGGTGCTCTCGGGTGCCGTGACGGTCGACCAGCTCGCCTCGAACCTCGCGGCCGAGCGCCTCCCGACCACCGACCTGATCCCGTACGCCGACCGCCTCGACGCCCTCGCCGAGCCCCCGGAGGACTACTGGACCGCCCGGTCGCGGAGGTCCTGGTCGTGACCGCGGCGACCCCGCGCGTGCTCGTCACGGGCTTCGAGGCCTTCGCCGGGATGGCGTCCAACCCCACCGAGCAGCTGGTGGGCGACCCCGACGGGCTGCGGACCGACGGGGTGGAGATCGTCCCCGTCCTGCTGCCCGTCAGCTTCGCGGGCGCCCTCGAGCGCGTACGCAGCGCTCTGGACGAGCACCGTCCCGACGCCGTCCTCGGCCTGGGTCTCGCGGCGGGGAGGCCCGTCATGACGCCGGAGCGGATCGGGGTCAACGTGGCGCACGTCGAGCCGGCCGTGGGCGGCCGCGACACCGACGGGGGCCACGACCGTGCCGACAACGACGGCGCCGCACCCCGGCACAGGCCGGTCGACCCGGGGGCCCCCGACGCGCTCCTGGCCACGCTCCCTCCCGACCTGCTGGTTGCGGCGCTGCGTGAGGCCGCGGTGCCCGCCGCGGTCTCGGAGTCGGCCGGCACGTACGTCTGCAACACCGTCCTCTTCGGGGTGCTGGCGCACCTGCGGGCCACGCGCCGCGGGCACGTACCGGCCGGGTTCGTGCACGTGCCGGCGACACCCGACCTGGCCGTGGTCGACCCGTCGCTGCCGAGCATGGACGCAGCACTGCTGCGCCACGGCGTACGCGCCTGCCTCGAGGCCACGGCGTCGTTCCTGTCCCATCCGCGACCGGTCCCGACACGCGAGAACGCGTCGGACCCCTCGGACATGGTCTAGCGTCGCGCTCATGGCCGAGTCCGATCGACCGGGCACCGGAGAGGGCTCGACGAAGAAGGGCATCCGCCGAGCCGGCCCCGGCCGACTCGTCGTCGGCGGGTTCGTCGGCACCAGCGCCATCGGCACCGTCCTGCTCCTGCTCCCGGTCTCGCGAGCGGGTGACGCGGGCGCCGGGTTCATGGAGGCCCTCTTCACCTCCGTCAGCGCGGTGTGCGTGACCGGCCTGATCGTCGTGGACACGCCGGTCTACTGGTCGGGCTTCGGGCAGGCGATGATCCTGCTGCTCATCCAGGTCGGAGGCTTCGGGGCGATGACGTTCGCCTCGCTGCTCGGGCTGCTGCTCTACCGCCGGCTCGGTATGCGGACGCGCGTCACCGCCGCCGCGGAGACCAAGACGGTGGGCATCGGCGACGTCCGCACGGTCGTGAAGAACGTCGCGATCACGAGCCTGCAGGTCGAGGCCGTGGTGGCGACGATCCTGACCCTGCGGTTCTGGCTCGCGTACGGGGACCGCTTCACCTTCGGCGAGGCGGTCTGGCAGGGGGTCTTCCACGCCGTCTCGGCGTTCAACAACGCCGGCTTCTCGCTCTTCAGCGACAGTCTGATCGGCTACGTCGCCGACCCGTTCATCATCGTCCCCGTCGTCGTGGCCGTGGTGCTCGGCGGCATCGGGTTCCCCGTCATCCTCGAGCTGCGGCGTCGCATCGCACCGCGGCAGTGGAACCTCCACGTACGCCTCACCCTGATCGGCACCGGCGTGCTGCTGGTGGGCGGATGGATCTTCTTCGCCGTCGTCGAGTGGGGCAACCAGGGCACCCTCGGCTCCCTGGGTCTCGACGGCAAGCTGCTGGGCTCGCTGATGCAGTCGGCGATGCCGCGTACGGCGGGCTTCAACTCCGTCGACACCGGTGCGATGAGCGACGAGGCGCTGCTCGGCACCATCGTGCTGATGTTCATCGGCGGCGGGTCGGCCGGCACCGCGGGCGGCATCAAGGTCACCACCGCCGCCATCCTCGTGGTCGCGGTCATCACCGAGGTCCGCGGCGAGCGGGACGTGACGGTCTTCCGCCGTCGGGTCGACGACGGCACGGTGCGCCAGGCGTTCACGCTCTTCGCGTTGGCCAGCACCGTCACCATCGCCGCCTCGATGCTGCTGATGGTCTTCGAGGAGGTCCGCGCGCTCCCGCTGATGTTCGAGGCGGTCTCGGCGTTCGGCACCGTCGGCCTCTCCACGGGGGTCACCGGCGGCCTCGACGTACGCGGCGAGCTGCTGCTGGTCGTGCTGATGCTGCTCGGCCGCATCGGGCCCATCACCGCGATCACCGCGCTGGCGCTGCGCCAGACGCGTCGTCACTACCGCTATCCGGAAGGCAGGCCGATCATTGGCTAGGAAGACAGCAGCCGAGGCCGACGGCGTCGCCGTCATCGGACTGGGACGGTTCGGGCTCGCGCTCGCCCGTGAGCTCGTCGCGGAGAACGTCGAGGTGCTCGGCATCGACCGGCGCGAGGAGCTCGTGGAGGAGGTCGCCCCCGAGCTGACCCACGTCGTCGAGGCCGACGCCACCGACGAGGCGACGCTGCGCGAGCTCGGCGTGGCCGAGATGGGACGCGTCGTGGTGGCGATGAGCGACCTC
This region includes:
- a CDS encoding TrkH family potassium uptake protein; protein product: MRRAGPGRLVVGGFVGTSAIGTVLLLLPVSRAGDAGAGFMEALFTSVSAVCVTGLIVVDTPVYWSGFGQAMILLLIQVGGFGAMTFASLLGLLLYRRLGMRTRVTAAAETKTVGIGDVRTVVKNVAITSLQVEAVVATILTLRFWLAYGDRFTFGEAVWQGVFHAVSAFNNAGFSLFSDSLIGYVADPFIIVPVVVAVVLGGIGFPVILELRRRIAPRQWNLHVRLTLIGTGVLLVGGWIFFAVVEWGNQGTLGSLGLDGKLLGSLMQSAMPRTAGFNSVDTGAMSDEALLGTIVLMFIGGGSAGTAGGIKVTTAAILVVAVITEVRGERDVTVFRRRVDDGTVRQAFTLFALASTVTIAASMLLMVFEEVRALPLMFEAVSAFGTVGLSTGVTGGLDVRGELLLVVLMLLGRIGPITAITALALRQTRRHYRYPEGRPIIG